Proteins encoded by one window of Enterococcus faecalis:
- a CDS encoding asparaginase, which produces MKTILVLHTGGTISMSKVAGGSVAPNEKNPLMEQEALFSGKVHLVVEDIFNIPSPHMTLERMFQLKERIQKAYSEPIDGVVITHGTDTLEETAYFLDITLEKKIPIVLTGAMRSSNEIGSDGLYNFISAIWTACSDESYDKGVLVVMNDEIHTARYVTKTHTTNVATFRTPTFGPIGTIAKERAFFAKEVLPQEVCDVSSVKGNVHVVKAYAGMGERMFELLNTPETDGLVIEALGAGNLPPETLPALQKMLDNGIPVVLVSRCSNGIAEDIYDYAGGGVGLKKMGVVFARGLNGPKARIRLIVGLNSEKNPAELKEFLEQ; this is translated from the coding sequence ATGAAGACCATTTTAGTCCTTCATACAGGTGGGACCATTTCCATGTCGAAAGTAGCAGGAGGAAGTGTTGCCCCGAATGAAAAAAATCCGTTGATGGAACAAGAAGCATTATTTTCTGGCAAGGTTCATTTAGTTGTCGAAGATATTTTTAATATTCCCTCACCACACATGACCTTAGAACGGATGTTTCAATTAAAAGAACGGATTCAAAAAGCCTATTCTGAACCAATTGATGGCGTGGTTATTACGCATGGAACAGATACATTAGAAGAAACTGCTTATTTTTTAGATATAACCTTAGAGAAAAAAATCCCCATTGTTTTAACAGGAGCAATGCGGTCAAGTAACGAAATCGGTAGTGATGGCTTGTATAATTTCATCAGTGCTATTTGGACTGCTTGTTCAGACGAATCGTACGATAAAGGTGTTTTAGTCGTGATGAATGATGAAATTCATACGGCGCGTTATGTGACAAAAACACATACAACGAACGTAGCGACGTTTCGGACGCCAACTTTTGGACCAATAGGAACCATTGCGAAAGAACGTGCTTTTTTTGCGAAAGAGGTCTTACCGCAAGAAGTTTGCGATGTTTCTTCTGTGAAAGGAAATGTTCACGTAGTGAAGGCCTATGCGGGGATGGGTGAACGGATGTTTGAATTATTAAACACCCCAGAAACGGATGGGTTAGTAATTGAAGCGCTAGGTGCGGGTAATTTACCGCCAGAAACGCTCCCAGCATTACAAAAGATGCTAGACAACGGGATTCCAGTCGTTTTAGTTTCTCGTTGTTCCAATGGCATCGCTGAAGATATCTATGATTATGCTGGTGGTGGCGTTGGCTTGAAAAAAATGGGGGTCGTTTTTGCCCGTGGTTTAAACGGACCGAAAGCGCGGATTCGTTTAATTGTTGGTTTAAACAGCGAAAAAAATCCTGCAGAGTTAAAAGAATTTTTGGAACAGTAA
- a CDS encoding HD domain-containing protein, with protein sequence MKLFERIHQDTEIRQIYDAIGQMEDEEAGWAYHNWFHVTNVVAMTEMILKQLAVSEEYLEAAKIAALLHDVGALQGKAGHALRGKQFAEAYFRKQKICLPYQEEILSSIENHSNGFDSEELMTLALIISDKLDITTSRVAKAGYFVPGMRQLQFLKKIEIMLSEQEVCVSFTAEEELDLEELNAFYFMPKVFKAIAAFSEKIQRRPIVLLNNQEWPVPKPKNPSTVH encoded by the coding sequence ATGAAGCTGTTTGAACGCATTCATCAAGATACTGAAATTCGACAAATTTATGATGCAATTGGTCAAATGGAAGATGAAGAAGCTGGGTGGGCATACCATAATTGGTTTCATGTAACCAATGTCGTAGCCATGACGGAAATGATTTTGAAACAACTTGCTGTTTCAGAGGAGTATTTAGAAGCGGCAAAAATTGCGGCACTGCTCCATGATGTGGGTGCGCTACAAGGAAAAGCAGGACATGCACTTCGGGGGAAACAATTTGCAGAAGCATATTTTCGTAAGCAAAAGATTTGTTTGCCTTATCAAGAAGAAATTTTATCTTCTATAGAAAATCATAGTAACGGCTTTGATTCGGAAGAGCTAATGACGCTAGCGCTAATCATTAGTGATAAATTAGATATTACAACCTCTCGTGTTGCCAAGGCTGGTTATTTCGTGCCGGGAATGCGGCAACTTCAATTTTTAAAGAAAATTGAAATTATGCTTTCAGAACAAGAGGTTTGTGTCTCGTTTACGGCAGAAGAAGAACTGGATTTAGAAGAATTAAATGCGTTTTATTTTATGCCAAAGGTCTTCAAAGCAATTGCCGCTTTTTCAGAAAAAATTCAACGCCGACCAATCGTTTTATTGAATAATCAAGAATGGCCGGTACCAAAACCAAAAAATCCTTCAACTGTTCATTAA